GAAAAATGCAAAgccgagagagaagaagaagaaacataccgaaggaagagattgagagaatggcTGCAAAATGATAGTGAAAGTCATCTCattgtcttctctctttcacacTCCAAcagctctctttctctctctctctctttgtgtcttctgcaattatattctttttagaTTTGGAAAACTCTTTTTTGTgcgacaaaaataaaagatgagaatGATTTGACGCACAACAGtagtttagtttcttttctttttttttttactactatataaaaatagttttcttaCCCTTTTTAAAATCCTCTTTTTAGCTTAATAATGAATGagatttgttttggaaattgcAACGTTGAATAGTAATGATATTAATGAGAATTAATTAGGGGtagaaaacttatttttatttattttttttttttgtccataaaAAAGTGACTTGCAACGTCAATAGAACCATAAAAAGTGAATATAATGTAAACATGGaaaggaaaccaaaaaacaaaaacaagatcacACTTGATACTGAAGTCAATCGACCCTCCAAGTGGAAGCCACAAAGACAGAGAAGACTGTGTAGCTGCGGTCCTTAGTCGCTCTCTCCAATATCTCTTCTAACTTGGTCATGGAGCCAAGCTGGTCCTCCCAAAGAAAGATATGACTGAACCATTCCCTCTCTTGTCACACTCTTGGCGATAGCCATAGCAACCTTATTCGCCGAAACCGCCACATGATGACACTCCCAATATTCAAAGCTGGACAAGAGTTGTGTGATATCCTGCAATATGATGTTATACCGTGGCCACTCCCAGGGTTATTTATCGCCTCAATCACTGCAGTATTGTCCATCACCATTTCAACCCGAGGAATCTGTAAAATCTGCAGAGCCTCCAAAACCCACCTAGCAACTTTCAGTCCTGCTAAAAGCGTAGTTTCTGTCTGTTCTAGAGCCGTTTGCGCATGGAACATGACTTGACCTTGACTATCGCGAACAATCCAAGCTCCTCCCACcgcattaaatttttttccCCAGGAGACCGCTATATTGCATTTCAGAAGACCTATCCTCGGTTTTCTCCATTTAACTTCGATAGCCTGCTGGTTAACACTCGGCCGATCACTTAACTTATTTNAGGGTTATTTATCGCCTCAATCACTGCAGTATTGTCCATCACCATTTCAACCCGAGGAATCTGTAAAATCTGCAGAGCCTCCAAAACCCACCTAGCAACTTTCAATCCTGCTAAAAGCGTAGTTTCTGTCTGTTCTAGAGCCGTTTGCGCATGGAACATGACTTGACCTTGACTATCGCGAACAATCCAAGCTCCTCCCAACcgcattaaatttttttccCCAGGAGACCGCTATATTGCATTTCAGAAGACCTATCCTCGGTTTTCTCCATTTAACTTCGATAGCCTACTGGTTAACACTCGGCCGATCACTTAACTTATTTTCTATAGTCTGAGNNNNNNNNNNNNNNNNNNNNNNNNNNNNNNNNNNNNNNNNNNNNNNNNNNNNNNNNNNNNGTTTGCAGAGGTGACTGAAGCATAGGCATAATCGTGTTTGCCAGATCATTGGGATACAGGTTATCCCGTGTCGAGGCTTTCCGAGAAACCTCCAGTGCAGTTTGCGACCCTTGCTTCTCCTTTTGTAGGAAAGGGCACCTACTTTTATCATTTGTAAGACGCAGACAGTGGAAACAAGATTTACGGGCCCTTTCGTACTCAATACACACCCACGCAATCTCTCCCTTGGGCAACTGGACTGATTTCATCTTGATCAAAGGGTTCGAGGCATCAAAGATTATCTTAACCCTCACGAAAGCGTTGTACTGAGACCGCTCCGGGTCAAACGCCACTTCCTTCACATACCCAATCCTTCCTGCTATCGCCTCAATGGTCTTAGGAGTGAGAAAGTTGACTGGAATGTTACTTAACCAAATCCAGACCGGAAAAGTTCCGAGGAAATTCGCCGGAGGAGATTCGACCCATCGCTCCAAAATCATCCCCCACTCATCAAAAGTCCAGAAACCCTTTCCCAGAACCCTTTCCATATCACTTTCTAATTGAAAGATGAATTGGAAAGTATCGTGGGAGAGAGCAATACCACGAACTCTCTCATAAACTCCCCACACTCGCGGCATCTTCATAATCATCTTCGCCATTTTCTGACACTCTGGGTTCAACAGCCTCCCTAACAAACTCAGCTTACTCTCAATCGCCACTCCGAAATCTCCTTCTTCTGTAAGAACAACTGGTGAGTCATCCGCAATCGACATCGATCCCATAGCTAGATTTAGGCTTGCCTCCATTAGCAGAAGAAAAACTCCAATCACTGAACGTGTAGAGAGCCAATAATGTAGATCTTGTACTATCCACGATGAATGAaggaaaaaccctaaatctgcCGATGCAAATTTGGGAATATTGCGAGGATATTCTCTCAATATCCATCGAAGCTTAAAGATTATGGAAATCTTCCGATATCCCACACAAATCGCAACCCTTTGTTGCCTTTTTCCggctaaaataatatttttccgGCTGGAAAACCTCTCAATTAGGGTTAAGTGAAAGACTCTTAAAGAAACCGAGGGTCCTAAGCGAAAAACCATTTTGAAATAATTCTAGAAAACTTACTTCAgagatttgaatatttttttaaaaaaaattggtgtaaTCAATGCAATTAAGAGAAAATGATACGGTCGTtgtggagtttttttttaaaaaaatttttggagttttttttaattttacttattgCAATCGTAATCGGAGATTTGGGGATTGTGTCGAAGTTTGTTAACTTGTGATTATcattattcaaaatttcaaagttattagtaatcttttttttttttgtggaaatgaCTTTTGTAATAGCGGATTAGTTTGTATCGTCTAGTGATTTGTGCAACGAAAGATTAGGTGACATTAAAATGTAGGTTGAAAAATTAGAGATCTGAATCATGAACGTAAATGACAAGTCTGTCCTTTAatcaaatttgtgttttttcttgggTTTTACAAAAGGTTGGTCCTTTAACCTGTCTTCTTCTGCTGAATTTGACTGTGAATTAGTTTTAAGAAAATACTATAGTTTTAGGAAGGTAAAATTGTTTTAGTTTATGCATAATCTTTTGTTTAGTCATACACACTTAAGTAGATATTAGAATAGAACACATTTACACAGGATTGTGAAGACGAAGTCTTCTCTACCGTTTACTAGATTGGATCCATGAAAAAGATCTCtctattaaaatgttttttttttgttaatttataaatttggaAAGAGTACAATCATTTCAAAGCTTGTGACCCCATGAGATATGTTCTGAAAATAGCATGATTAAAATTTGTGCatacattaaataaataaatccctCAAAAGAAATTAGTGTCttgatatttctttaaatatatcCACATGTATAATAGTTATGGAAAGCCACCCTTTATAAAAATAGTAGTACAATTAATAACGTTTCTTATTTATTAATTGAAATACATTTGGTAAGTATGATGACGTactattttgattattattacaGTAGTACGTATTAAAAACAATAGagaagttaataaaaaaaagtagagaaatataaaaatatgtgacCGACATCTATTTAACATGCCGATGATATATATAGAATGCAATCTTCcatctaatttaattataattctcATCTATTAAAATCTCTTTATTAATTATAGAGTACTACTTTTCATAAATTAGCTAGTTAACGTCAAGCCACTTTTATAAAAAGAGACACGTTGAAGAACTCTTAAGTTCGTGTTGTTCACGTGTATTAGCTTTTGATATATTCTTAATAAATCCATTAGCGAAGATGTAAGTAACCGATCAAATAAGCAAAGTTGTATCTAATGTTTCCAACTAATTTAATTACTACTGTCAAAGTGAACTTTCATCGCATGCATAATGATATACCGGTCCATGATGTTTTGCTGCGTGTGTTTTTGCTTCCAAACGAATTCTTAATAAACTTTCTTACATTATTACTACACTGTTCTCACATGCTATTGCTAACCATACAATATAGTCGCTCAAAACAATGGAAATAGAATACTAACTAGTACTTAGTAGTATTGTTACGGCCTAACCAGATACAATAAGAAAGACATAAATTATTTGTCAATTTCTTACGAAATGGACAAAAGAGTAACACCTATAGTAATATTTCTGAATAGCAATGAGAAATCACGATAGCTTTTTGGTTAATTAGATGAAAGgatgattaattaatatatattgcaTGATATTTGGGGGTGGTATGGGCATGATATTGTTCATTtaccatttatttatatattttatttatatatttggtttaagTATACAATtggattttatttatattatttatagttCTTCTTACTAGCAAAGTCGGAACTTTCCTTTTAACGACATAGCTGAATTAAtaatatctaagaaaataataatttgtcaTATATACATGCTTAAACCAATGAAAGATCATTGTTTGGTTACCGCAATAAACATGCCATGTTAGTAAATTCAATAATGCCATGTCATTTTCATTCTAAGAAGCCAAATCCCACAAACATGATGTTGATATATATCGTGTGTTTTACGTGGGAATGCAAAAGAATTAAATCTCTTAGATACTTgtttaaaacaatcaacaaacgtATGTATcaatagtgaaaaaaaaaaaaaacaaatagtattcGTAAACCCGTGTGTATTGGCTCATCCATCCACTGCTCGCAAACTCTGTGTATGGACCATATTGGTCGTTTGGATTTTGGCTTTATTCATGATGGATTTGCGATAAACTTTGTatcaatacatttttttcaCCCTTGAGATTAATCGGGTGTTTCACCAaatactaatttttgttttttttaaaggatttgTATAGTGATGTTGGCCTATATATGATAATAAGATGgatttttgttgataaaagatGTTCTATCTTCACTTGTGGTCCAAACCTAGCTACCACGTTTATATAAAGATAAATCCCAAGTTCCCAACTCTCTAAACTCGGTTAATCTTTTTTGCACGCACATTATAAGCCCACCAACAAACATCAATAGCAATATcttcaaaatcacaaaagagGATAACCAAAGGGGTCATCAAAATCTcctaaaacaaaaggaaaaagaaaaaggagtcACCTGAAAGAATGAAAAGGTGAGATGTCTTCAAAGTGTCCTACGTTAGAagcaaatatattgtttttttttttccctctttttgGTTGTTAAAAGAATGCTCCCAACATTTGCAACTCTATAATTCTGTAAAGTCCtcttataacaaaaagaaaaataaaaaaggcaGAAAGATTATGGGGCCAATGCATGATATATTAACATCCTATAATGATTATTGACATCCACatgagatatttaaaatatatttgtgcaTATGTTGTATATGTATCTAATAATATGATGAAGTTACAAATTAGGAAGGCAATCTGTCTGTAAAGAGTATATAACCGGTGGGTGAATGGTCAATGTTTTAAGATTGATGGTGAAGTGTCATGGTTTAAAGGTCGCTTTGTCGGTTTGGTAACAACACATCAACTTCGCAGTTTGCAGTTTCCACCAGTTTTGTCTCCTTGAATCACTCTTCTTCATTTCCGGTTTATTATGAACCATTCCCGGTTTTGGTTTCAGAACCAATACCAAATTGCTTAGCTAGATTATTGGGTTTCCGTTGGTTAGTCCAAACTCCAAATCAATACCAAATTGCTTAGCCAAAGCCCAATAAGGAAATTTCACTTTTTATGGTTGTACGTAGCAATGAATTTTCTTTAGTTTACTCAAATGGTTGTTACTGATTCCACCAGAAACACGGTTTACAAacttttgtcaaccattggcaCATTTcccaaatatgattttatttgtttgtaataTGAAAATGAAGGCacatttcattaattaattatattctatctaatttAAAAGTAGAAtaatttgtaaacttttgtCAGCCATTGGCACATTGCCCGAATGTGTTGTTTTACTAATTGTTTGTAGGATGAAAATGAACGAACGGCATGTTAGTTAATTCCATCTATAAAGTACATctataaagaaaattttatctaaaagatcatgggttcttatatttaaaaaaatacacaattaattcatataaaatttaacaatcCCCTTACTAACATACTACCGATAAACTTGGTCTAAGTTCGGAAAAGTCATTGACTCATGGCAATATAATGGTTTAAGAATTTACCATTTATGGTTCGAGTTTTTACTGTGATATCAGATATGGTTAATCAATGTTAACGTTTTTTAATAACAAGTGCATTTGGttggttgtcaaaaaaaaaaaaaagtgcgtTTGGTTCTTTCACATAttatattaagtttttctaaaaCCTGACATTGGAATTCCCAATTATAGGAAAAGAATCATACGTTTGGAACTTAAATTATCCTTTAAGATGTGCgcttataaaacaaataatcacATGCAAAGATAAAAGTAACAATTCGGAATGAGAAACCACGGATTGGGCATAACAAACCTCTTTACCGATGGGCGATGGCCATGTTagtgttttagttttaaatgCTTTAAAAAGTAGGCTTTGCAAAAGCGGTTTCAAATGAGTTAAACCCACGAGGACAACGGATAGACCAACAATGAGGGTTACGGAAGGGATTTCCTAAATTGCTTTAACGTCTTAaggggagagaaaaaaaaaacacctaacTCAAGGGGACCGTTTGGGATTCTTGGTGAAAATTAAATGTACAATGGGACATGCAATTACTAGAGACATGATTTCTTGTATTGTCGGATTGAGGAGACTTAGCTACTAGTACGAGAATGTAACCGAtgggaaagagaaagaagcgACTCGTGATCATATTTGAAATAGTAAATGTACTACTATTTAATAAACTTGTCGTCTCGCCAGGtcaaattacaaatatatctcacctcaattttcatttaactaaaatattttttaacaacacAAACAATTGAAGCTCATTCAACTTTTTGAGAATTAAattctaaagaaaataaataataaaacaagaacaattAAATGAACACTAGCGTTACATAACGTAGAACACAACACCTAAACAGATGgcagtttcaactttcaactatTGCATCCCACTAGGTCAAAAGAAGCCTTAGTCATGCACCGCCGCGTGGAAGATCAACAAGGAGGCGGTGGGTACACATACGGAGGCGGTGGCGATGGTGACCGATACACATatggtggcggtggtggtggaggccgATACACATATGGTGGCGGTGATGGTGGGGGAAGATACACGTATGGCGGCGGCGGTGATGGTGGCGgcggtgatggtggtggtggtggcggaggtGATGGTGGTGGAGGTGATGGTGGCGGCGGTGATggcggtggaggtggaggagacGGTGGTGGAGGCGGTGGACTAGGTGGAGAGCAGCCGAAAGATCCACAATCAATAGGATGAGAAGCAAAAGATTTGCATTCAGCGGGAGACCGTTGCATTGGCCTTGAAGGTAAACAATTTTGACGATCATCAAACTCTTGAAGCCTCAGACAAACCGGTGGCTCACCGGAGAAGAAGTTATACGAGTAAGTGAAGTTCTCGAGTCTTGGTAACCGACAGATACTCTCCGGAATGTAGCCGGAGAATTTGTTATGAGCTATGTTCAACTGCTCCAAACTCTTCATATTACCAATCGTCTCCGGCAAAGAACCCACCAAGTTGTTGTAACTCACGTCGAAAACCGTCAACTGGTTAAGCAAACCGATTTCCCGGTTTAAACAACCGGTTAGCTGTGAGTTCGAGAGAATGACCTCGTGCAGCGTCTTCCCCATATTGTAGAAACTTGGAGGTACACAAGATCCTTGGAGATCGTTGTTGGCCAAGACAAGAACCGAAACTGGAGAGTTACCTATGTTTCTCGGTAACCTAAACCGGAATTTGTTGTCGTTAATGAAGAGAGCGTCGAGGTTTAGGTCAAAGAGTTGGCTAGGAACATCTCCTTCGAACTCATTGAACCTAATGTCGAGAAACTTCAAAGAAGGTAAGGAGAAGATCACGGAAGGAAACTCACCGCAGAGTTTATTGTTGCTGACGTCAAGCTCATGGAGAAGCTGGAGACATTTTAGAGTTTTGGGGAGTTGACCTTCGAAACGGTTTGAATTGATATGGAACAAGGCAAGATCGGTTAAGAGACCAAGCTCTATAGGGAGATAACCGGCGATATTAGCATGGTTTAAGTCTATACCAGCGACGGTTAAGACGTAAGGGTTATCTAGAGCCGGTGCACAAAACACGCCTGTGTAGTTACAAACATGAGGACCACACCAGTTAGAAGTGAAGCCGTTTGGGTCAGAGGTTATGGTGAACTTCCAAGCTTGAAGAGCTGCGAAAGCTTTTAAGAGCCTTGGGTTTCCGATTGGAGGAAGGAAAGGAGCGTGTGGGAAGCACGGGTAGATCGGATGAGTGATGTAAGTGAAAGcttgaggaagaaggaagaggaaaatgagaCCAGAGGCCAAGAACCGCCGCCGGAAaaagaaggtttcttctttCATGAGTGATGGATGATGACTAATGAGAGAGTTTTTGTGAGATGGGTATTGTGTTTTTGGAAATGGGACTATGAGGTTGCATATGTATACACAATTTGGGGTGTAACCACTTCCCTTTgaaaagttatattttgatATGTTGGAAAAATAATTGTAGATGAGAGACATGAGAGAATGGTTATTATTGAAGAGTCGGTCTTTGTTTACATGTGTGTTCAAttcttattaatattttataacgaTGATTAATTCAACTGTGATGATTGATAAGTTTTTgatataaagaaaatagatatattgGGTGACAGGGGAGCATTGATTTGACTTTCGTTGGTTTGGTAGAGAAGGTCAGAATTAGCAAAGAATGTTCTTTATAATACCTTAATCATGCATCATCAGATCATCTACTTACATAGTTACATTGTCTAACCTGTGTGTATACATACGTATCTAACCAATTCGACTTCTCTCATATATCAAATTCGATTAAGTATAAACACTTCTACAGTATAAGTTCTACTATGCAAAGGTTAAATTGAATTCTCCCAAAacttttttcttacatttttgtGGATATAAGATAGAGTCCAAGGTCGAACCTGCGAGCGAAAACTCTTTAAAATTGAGGTTACCTGCTGCTGGCCCCCATGGATCTAACAGCTTTCATGGCTCgttttattatattgtttttttgtttgttttatgaaaaaaacaaataaagattggtttattgaaagaaaataaaataaagttgcttttgcaaaaaaaaaaaaaaaattaaattaaatttaaagccAGAAATCATTGTAACTCCTGAATAAACCATTAATGACAATATTGGCATATGCACTCTTGAGCTACATGTGTTAGAAGAACTGTTGAACAgtaaacaaatttgaaattaacaaatactaagtttttatcaaaataaagaaaaggctCTTAATCATATAATAAGTAGGTCTACGACAATTGCCTTGTTTCTTCGACACAAGCTTTACTCCGTTAACACAATCCAGCATACAAAGCATATGTAACTATATTATGTATACATTCATAGTTTCATTCGATGCATTAAGTAAAATAATCGGATGGTTGTTACTTGTTAATTACCACCAGAAACACGGTTTCGATAGCTTTTAGACCATTCTCTATATTGTctatatagtattaattttcCTAAAAAGCATGAACACAAACCAAATGTTGATACTGTGGATTGGGACAGAAACAAAATCTCCTCCTTGATCTTTACTTTAATTAAGACAACTTGATGGTCGTCTCTAAGACTATCTTCTTTACTACTTGTGATCTATGTTAAGAAATCCATACAATTTTAACTAAGAAaagttatttaaataatttaatataagcTCATTCACATGATTAATAATCACCTCAGGATCGTAATGTTTTTAGGTTTCATGTACTGAAATTATTTTGAGGGTTGGCGTGTAGTTTAATATCGAAGCTTTTGACTTCCGTAAATACGTATGTATACGCaactattatttatattttagttaccAAGCCACTTGAGATTTTTTGCTTATCCgaatatttctttaaaatcaaGTTCGATGGCTAAGCTAGGTCAAACATTTAATTATCACAATATTTGATTAACTACCAAAGATTCATACTGACATCACATTAATCTATAACACAAGTGTAtttgatataatcatataatctccacttgttttttttttgatcaaaatcatataatctCCACTTGTTTGTggcaaaatttaattttgtcgCTACAAACTAAACCTAAGAAGTAAGAAAAGTTGTAACGTTTTCAGCGatagatttttggtttttgtcagCTCACTAAATATGCATAGTAGTTGATCATTCTCAAAATAATTGCTTCAGAACCCATATGTAAAACAAACCATGCGCTAATTTTAGATGACAGTAACTGTCTTAATAATTGACTCGTTTTGTAGTTGTCAACAACATACTATAGAAATAACAGTAAATTACGTTGATTAAattagttttgtagttgttgtcaactatacttttttttaacaactgatcgctaatttgaaaaaaaaataaaaaatgctgaACTTTAACTCAACCAAATGAATAGCCGAAATATATATGTTGGCCAGCTAGTAACCCTAAAACAAATCACCGAGTTAACGTACGACTTTGTAGGTCATTGGGTGATAAGCTGCATGTCACCTCGATGCTTTTAAGATCACAAAGATCAACGATGGTGATATAAGAAAGCTCTAATTAAGGCCATGAGAACTTCTAATTAGAAGCATGAGACGCGCTCCGAGCCATGTGCTTCTCTAAGTGCTCAATGGCTTGAACTTTACTCTCTTCTCTAAGTGCATGATCTTCCACACCACCGACGTACTCAATATACACAGATTTAAGTGACTAACTGACTATGACGTCGTTTTTTTATCCCCACTCACTACAAGATTGGGATGATatagtttcaaaatttgttatGCAAATAATCTGTAGCAAATATTTGTGACGGTTACTTACTAATTAgtgacaaaaattaaaataaactattttgtaacaaatttgtaatttttttttgtaggatatAGTGACAATTTAGCTACAAATAAAGTTTATAGTAAATTGTTACTAAAATGTAACAAtgtttgtgaaacaaatatacTCACAAACAATATATCCTAACAAAATTTGTAGTAATTAGTTACTAATTATTCTCACAAATTATAATGTAgaaatacttttaattttaaattcttttaagtTTGCAACTATTAATTATTGTAACAAATGATACAAATTGTTACACAATAATTATGATAATTAGACATATTTAGCATCATTTTATTAAATGATgtgattattaaattttagcatcatttatttttggttaatatcaTTTGTGTTAATTTTAGCATCATTTACTAAATGATGTCAAATAAGTTGGGATTGATTTC
The Camelina sativa cultivar DH55 chromosome 15, Cs, whole genome shotgun sequence DNA segment above includes these coding regions:
- the LOC104746744 gene encoding leucine-rich repeat extensin-like protein 6, whose protein sequence is MSLIYNYFSNISKYNFSKGSGYTPNCVYICNLIVPFPKTQYPSHKNSLISHHPSLMKEETFFFRRRFLASGLIFLFLLPQAFTYITHPIYPCFPHAPFLPPIGNPRLLKAFAALQAWKFTITSDPNGFTSNWCGPHVCNYTGVFCAPALDNPYVLTVAGIDLNHANIAGYLPIELGLLTDLALFHINSNRFEGQLPKTLKCLQLLHELDVSNNKLCGEFPSVIFSLPSLKFLDIRFNEFEGDVPSQLFDLNLDALFINDNKFRFRLPRNIGNSPVSVLVLANNDLQGSCVPPSFYNMGKTLHEVILSNSQLTGCLNREIGLLNQLTVFDVSYNNLVGSLPETIGNMKSLEQLNIAHNKFSGYIPESICRLPRLENFTYSYNFFSGEPPVCLRLQEFDDRQNCLPSRPMQRSPAECKSFASHPIDCGSFGCSPPSPPPPPPSPPPPPPSPPPPSPPPPSPPPPPPPSPPPPSPPPPYVYLPPPSPPPYVYRPPPPPPPYVYRSPSPPPPYVYPPPPC